In Limanda limanda chromosome 21, fLimLim1.1, whole genome shotgun sequence, a genomic segment contains:
- the LOC133028147 gene encoding testis-expressed protein 47: MERTDTLGAEVEKEEEETGTSLFHRVMEQRKDLPDEDVKMVIQRLILIGRLPHDVADRTELGDHYTRLHLRLNKRYIWDQMTGLLLVYPTFVLHVIESSRDVLLAVLKDLRDMQLQTDGCLMDAAKVVFMAHVPHSRMFHHWSYKVLDAADVDSLSEGFEEDEDSTATLVCSLLSALDKLAEHLQTPKKTVPGSVPDAPQLLVSQELPGKLLPRDELLSPEEHLQLYDFPLNIRLGLGKLSCRSFSVVSGFMMEYEFIF, encoded by the exons ATGGAGAGAACTGACACATTGGGAGCAgaggtggagaaagaggaggaggaaactggGACTAGTTTGTTTCACCGTGTCATGGAGCAGAGGAAGGATCTGCCTGATGAAGATGTG aagATGGTGATACAGCGGCTCATCCTGATTGGCCGGCTCCCCCACGATGTCGCTGACAGGACAGAACTGGGAG ATCATTATACCAGACTCCACCTCCGGTTAAACAAACGGTACATATGGGATCAGATGACGGGCCTGCTGCTCGTCTATCCGACCTTTGTGCTGCACGTCATCGAG TCGTCCAGGGACGTTCTGCTTGCTGTTCTCAAAGATCTCAGAGACATGCAGCTGCAGACAGACGG GTGCCTGATGGACGCTGCTAAGGTCGTGTTCATGGCTCATGTCCCTCACAGCAGGATGTTCCATCACTGGAGCTACAAG GTGCTGGATGCAGCTGATGTGGACTCGTTGAGTGAGGGCttcgaggaggacgaggacagcACAGCGACGCTGGTGTGCAGTCTCCTCTCAGCTCTGGACAAACTGGCCGAGCACCTCCAAACGCCCAAGAAG ACTGTCCCTGGATCTGTGCCGGACGCTCCACAGCTGCTGGTCTCTCAGGAGCTTCCAGGGAAGCTGCTGCCTCGAGACGAGCTCCTGAGTCCAGAGGAGCATCTGCAGCTGTACGACTTCCCCTTAAACATCCGCCTGGGATTGG GGAAACTGAGCTGCAGGagcttttctgttgtttctgggTTTATGATGGAATATGAATTTATCTTTTGA
- the ndel1a gene encoding nuclear distribution protein nudE-like 1-A isoform X1 codes for MDTDMTQRFSSKDEEVDFWKALSLKYKQGVQEAQEELLEFQEGSRELEAELEAQLSQAEHRLKDLQSENHRVKNEVESLKERLEQQNSQSYKQISVLEDDLGQLRSIKEHLHKYVRELEQSNDDLERAKRATIVSLENFEQRLNQAIERNAFLESELDEKESLLESVQRLKDEARDLRQELAVRERQVDVSRMSAPSSPTQDNVKTDGAVQASLSLPATPLSKGLDNAFANSTVLSNCYGSNSPLTPSARISALNIVSDLLRKVGALESKLAACRNFAKDQKARKAFALDNGNVLNANTVSYSQSLHTSYYDKARTVNGLEPGRLTVITAPPAASSAGLVPLAV; via the exons ATGGACACAGATATGACACAGAGATTCTCCTCTAAAGACGAGGAGGTCGACTTCTGGAAAGCTCTTTCCCTCAAGTACAAACAAGG CGTCCAGGAGGcccaggaggagctgctggagtttCAGGAGGGGAGCAGGGAGCTGGAGGCTGAGCTGGAGGCACAGCTGAGTCAGGCCGAGCATCGTCTGAAGGACCTGCAGTCGGAGAACCACCGAGTGAAGAACGAGGTGGAGTCGCTGAAG GAGCGGCTGGAGCAGCAGAATTCTCAGAGCTACAAGCAGATCTCCGTGCTGGAGGACGACCTCGGACAGCTGCGCAGTATCAAGGAGCATCTCCACAAATACGTGCGAGAGCTGGAACAGTCCAACGATGACCTAGAGAGAGCCAAAAG AGCTACTATCGTGTCCCTGGAGAACTTCGAGCAGCGTCTGAACCAGGCCATCGAGAGGAACGCCTTCCTGGAGAGCGAGCTGGACGAGAAGGAGTCTCTTCTGGAGTCCGTGCAGCGGTTGAAGGATGAAGCCAGAG ATCTGCGGCAGGAGCTGGCCGTGAGGGAGCGGCAGGTCGATGTCAGCAGGATGTCGGCTCCGAGTTCGCCCACGCAGGACAACGTGAAGACGGACGGTGCTGTGCAGGCCTCGCTCTCCCTCCCGGCCACCCCGCTGAGCAAAGGTCTGGACAACGCCTTCGCCAACTCCACAG TTCTATCAAATTGTTACGGCAGCAACTCGCCGCTGACTCCCTCTGCGAGAATATCAGCCCTCAACATCGTCAGCGATCTACTCCGGAAAGTCGGG GCGCTGGAGTCCAAACTTGCAGCTTGCAGAAACTTTGCCAAGGACCAAAAAGCCAGGAAGGCGTTCGCTCTGGACAACGGAAACGTCCTCAACGCAAACACCGTCAGCTACTCGCAGTCGCTCCACACGTCTTATTATGACAAAGC CAGGACGGTGAATGGTCTGGAACCTGGACGCCTGACGGTCATCACCGcccctcctgctgcctcctctgcagGCTTAGTGCCCCTCGCCGTGTGA
- the ndel1a gene encoding nuclear distribution protein nudE-like 1-A isoform X2, with product MDTDMTQRFSSKDEEVDFWKALSLKYKQGVQEAQEELLEFQEGSRELEAELEAQLSQAEHRLKDLQSENHRVKNEVESLKERLEQQNSQSYKQISVLEDDLGQLRSIKEHLHKYVRELEQSNDDLERAKRATIVSLENFEQRLNQAIERNAFLESELDEKESLLESVQRLKDEARDLRQELAVRERQVDVSRMSAPSSPTQDNVKTDGAVQASLSLPATPLSKGLDNAFANSTVLSNCYGSNSPLTPSARISALNIVSDLLRKVGALESKLAACRNFAKDQKARKAFALDNGNVLNANTVSYSQSLHTSYYDKATVNGLEPGRLTVITAPPAASSAGLVPLAV from the exons ATGGACACAGATATGACACAGAGATTCTCCTCTAAAGACGAGGAGGTCGACTTCTGGAAAGCTCTTTCCCTCAAGTACAAACAAGG CGTCCAGGAGGcccaggaggagctgctggagtttCAGGAGGGGAGCAGGGAGCTGGAGGCTGAGCTGGAGGCACAGCTGAGTCAGGCCGAGCATCGTCTGAAGGACCTGCAGTCGGAGAACCACCGAGTGAAGAACGAGGTGGAGTCGCTGAAG GAGCGGCTGGAGCAGCAGAATTCTCAGAGCTACAAGCAGATCTCCGTGCTGGAGGACGACCTCGGACAGCTGCGCAGTATCAAGGAGCATCTCCACAAATACGTGCGAGAGCTGGAACAGTCCAACGATGACCTAGAGAGAGCCAAAAG AGCTACTATCGTGTCCCTGGAGAACTTCGAGCAGCGTCTGAACCAGGCCATCGAGAGGAACGCCTTCCTGGAGAGCGAGCTGGACGAGAAGGAGTCTCTTCTGGAGTCCGTGCAGCGGTTGAAGGATGAAGCCAGAG ATCTGCGGCAGGAGCTGGCCGTGAGGGAGCGGCAGGTCGATGTCAGCAGGATGTCGGCTCCGAGTTCGCCCACGCAGGACAACGTGAAGACGGACGGTGCTGTGCAGGCCTCGCTCTCCCTCCCGGCCACCCCGCTGAGCAAAGGTCTGGACAACGCCTTCGCCAACTCCACAG TTCTATCAAATTGTTACGGCAGCAACTCGCCGCTGACTCCCTCTGCGAGAATATCAGCCCTCAACATCGTCAGCGATCTACTCCGGAAAGTCGGG GCGCTGGAGTCCAAACTTGCAGCTTGCAGAAACTTTGCCAAGGACCAAAAAGCCAGGAAGGCGTTCGCTCTGGACAACGGAAACGTCCTCAACGCAAACACCGTCAGCTACTCGCAGTCGCTCCACACGTCTTATTATGACAAAGC GACGGTGAATGGTCTGGAACCTGGACGCCTGACGGTCATCACCGcccctcctgctgcctcctctgcagGCTTAGTGCCCCTCGCCGTGTGA